Within Mucilaginibacter inviolabilis, the genomic segment CGGTATCGCATATGCCAGTTAATGTACAGGCACTTGACGCTGATTGGTTTGTTTTTTCGGGGCATAAAGTTTTTGGCCCAACAGGTATTGGGGTGTTATATGGCAAGGAAGATCTGCTTAACGAAACGCAGCCATGGCAAGGCGGCGGTAATATGATAAAGGATGTGACCTTTGAGCATACCCAATACCATGACGCTCCCGCCAGATTTGAGGCCGGAACCGGAAATATTGCAGACGCAGTTGGCCTTGGAGCCGCTATTGATTATGTTACCCGGATAGGCATGCTTGTTATAGCAAAATATGAGCATTACCTGCTTGTATACGCTACCCAGCTTTTAAAAGAGGTTAAAGGTTTACGTTTGATAGGCACAGCACCAGACAAGGCAAGCGTAATATCATTTGTATTGGATGGTTATAAAACAGAAGACGTTGGCGCGGCATTAAATAAAGAAGGTATAGCGGTTCGTTCAGGCCATCATTGTGCGCAACCTATATTGCGCCGTTTTGGTGTCGAAAGCTCGGTGAGGCCGTCATTGGCATTTTATAATACCTGTGCCGAAATTGATTTGCTGGTAAATACGCTTCACAGTCTTAAACGATAAGCCATTACATGAAAGACGATAAATTCGACAGCTTTATTGAGCTGCTTTATCAAACCCATAAAGCAGAGTGGGAAGCTACACCATCCATCCGCGATTGCGTTGGGTGGTTGTTTGATCTTTTTGAGTTCCTGTTTCCGAATAACCGGTCAAACAAATTATCCATTTATGGCGGTCATCTGAAGAAAAACCAGATCGACCTGGAGAACATCCTGCTCAGTTACCTTGATCCACGGAATATCGATATACAAAAAGCGGTCAGTCTTTTTTATAATTCGCTCGACGAGATTTACCAGGACTTACGCCATGATGCGTCGATGATCTATGAAAATGATCCGGCTGCTATCAGTGTTCATGAGGTTATCGTTTCCTATCCTGGGTTTTATGCTATTGCGGTTTATCGGATAGCTCATAAACTAACACAAGCTTCCATCCCCATTTTACCAAGAATATTAAGCGAGCACGCCCATGGTAAAACCGGGGTTGATATCCATCCCAAGGCAGTTATAGGCGTCCCTTTTTGTATTGATCATGGTACAGGCATAGTAATTGGGGCAACCAGCATCATAGGTAAAAACGTCACTATTTATCAGGGGGTAACACTGGGTGCATCACAGGTAAGCAAGGTATTATCAGATATCAAGCGCCACCCAACGGTTGAAGATAACGTGATTATTTACGCACGCAGCACCATATTGGGCGGCAGAACAGTGATTGGACACCATAGCGTAATTGGCGGGAGTGTGTTTTTAACAAAAAGCGTTCAACCATACTCACATGTATTTAACACGCATCAGCTTAGGATAGAAGTAAAAGAAAACCTGCAATAATTACCCATCATGATTTCCAAACTCAGTTCGGCAGAGATCGTACATTTTTTGCTTATACTTTTAATTATTCTTATTCCGGCGCGTTTGCTGGGGGAGCTTTGCCGCAGGTATAAATTACCGGCCATCATAGGCGAAATTTTTGCAGGTATCATTGTAGGACCTACCCTTTTGGGATTATATTTTCCGGATCTGTTTAAAGGTATTTTCCTTACCGCACCTCACTCCTTTGAGGCATTTGACGGGATAGCCAATATTGGTATCATTCTGCTGATGTTCATTGCCGGCTTTGAGGTAGATCTGAAACAGATCCGTCAAAATGGTAAGCAGGCTATCAGCATAAGTCTTACCGGCATCCTTTTTCCATTTGCTATAGGCTTTGGCTCGGTTTGGTTTCTTTACCAAAGTCATTTCGCCAATGGCTTTAACAACCAGCTGGTAACGTCGCTTTTTTTTGGTACGGCGTTATCCATTACTGCCCTTTCTGTTATAACCAAAATATTGCTTGACCTGGATATCCTGAATACCCGCATTGGCAACATTGTACTTACCGCCGCTATGGTTGATGATTTTTTAGGCTGGATACTGTTTTCGGTGATCATCCAGCTCATGAATGCCGGTAAACAGGATGCTTCTTTCTGGAAGGTAAGTACCGTTATAGTTTATGCCATTTTTATGCTCACTGCAGGGCGCTGGCTAATGCATAAACTACTGGCATTTGCTGGTAAAAAAAATAAACCTGGCAGGGTACTCACGGTTGCCGTTTGCTTATGCCTCATTAGCGCCTGTATTACAGAAGGACTTGGCGTACGTGGTGTTTTTGGTGCTTTTTTAGTTGGCGTAGGAATCAACGACTCCGAATACTTTACCGAAAAACATAAACATGTGCTTCATCAGTTTACTATCAATGTGCTTGCGCCCTTATTTTTTGCTTCAGTTGGCTTAAGGCTCAACTTTATTGCCAATTTCAACCTTGAAGTTGTAACCATTATCCTAGTCATAGCATGCCTTGCAAAGCTTGTAGGTGCAGGGATAGGCAGTATACTGAGCGGGATGAGCAAAAATGAATCAATAGCCGTTGCTTTCGGGATGAATGCCCGTGGTTCACAGGAAATTGTTTTGGGCTTGTTAGCTTTACAGGCAAAAATAATCAACGAGCCCGTATTTGAAGGTTTGGTAGTGATGACCATAGTAACCATGATTATATCAGGCCCCATTATGAAATACTACTTTTTAAAGGAACAAAATTTAAAACCAGCTACAGAATCAATTACTCCGGATTATCTCCCCTTACGTTAGCGCCTTAATCAATTTGTTTGTTATTCATTTGGGAATACTTTCCGCTTTGGTACCAGGGCTTTTGAGGGCGGTTTGCGGGAAATCCGTATTTTTCGCGATAAGCCTTGCGTTCGGCGGTAAAATCCCACCAGCGTTTACTGTCGTCGCGATTTTCAATATAATGTATCAGCAAACGATAGGAATCCTCCACGCAAGGATCGGCCCAGGTACCGCAGTGCTGTTCAAAAGCATTAAAAAGCTCTACTGCTGACCTTCCTTTGAGTTGCTCCAGCTTGTAGTATCCCTGGCTGATGAGCTCTTCTGCAAAATTAATACCCAGCAATGGTATACTTTGAAATTCCGCAAGCGCGTTTAATTCCCGGGCCCGTTGAACAGAGGCCTCCAACAGGGTGGCAATCTCATCCGGGGCGTAGTCCTGCAATAATTTTTGGCTTACTTTTTTAGCTTTCAATATTTGCTTTTCCGCTAAGGTCAATCTATAATTAATCTTCTTTTTCATAGCCTTTCTACATAATTGATGATAAAATTAGCCAGTTGTTCCTGCTCTCCGACAGATAATAGGTCGCCATCATAAATCCAGTATCCCTTTTCATCAAATAAAATGCAGCCCAGGTTATCAGGCTTTTCTTCAAAAGCAGTGTATAACTGATAACATTGAATTACTTTGCCGGGCAGATGGCCGGGCACTACCCTTATGATTTCATCGGGGCCATTGATTCGCTTTACAAAAGCTTTAGCCTCCCTGGTCAGATAGCTATGCGTAGTCATTTTTTAAGGGTTATAATTTTTTTCCAAAGATAAATAAAATACTAATATTTTTAGTATTAACTTTACAGCCCGTGATTTAATATGCCAAAAACTAAAGCCAACATCTTTAACCTCCTATTTAAAAACCTTTCTCCTTGAAAGCTCTTTTCATTTAGGATGAATTCTATGGATAATGCTATTATTGTAAACGAATGAGTGAACTTAATCCCGCGATGCAACTGGCCGCCGATTACCTGGAATCAACCAATACGGTTGTTTTCCTTACAGGTAAGGCAGGTACAGGAAAAACCACTTTCCTGCAAAACTTAAAGCATACCTCGAAAAAGAAACTGGCCGTAGCGGCTCCTACCGGCGTTGCAGCTATTAATGCGGGTGGCATGACAATCCATTCCTTATTTCAATTGCCATTTGGGCCGCTTTTACCCGGTGGGAATGACCGGCCAGACACTCACTATAGCCAGGAAAAGAAGGAACTACTGGATAATCTGGAACTGTTGATTATTGACGAAATTAGTATGGTGCGGCCCGATGTATTGGATCAGATTGACCTGATATTACGGAATATTAAAGAATCTTCTCATCCTTTCGGTGGTGTACAACTATTATTGATCGGGGATCTTTCGCAACTAAGCCCCATCATCCGTGACGAAGAATGGGTATTATTAAGCCGTCATTATGCCACTCCTTATTTTTTTAGTGCGCTGGCCATGCAAAAGGCATCTTATGTCCGCATAGAACTGAACCACATCTACCGTCAAAAAGAACAGGCCTTCGTTGATATCCTGAATGAAGTGCGCAACCAGCAGATCAGCGAGGAAAGTTTAAGGTTATTGAATGCCCGCTACATACCCGAATTCAGACCAACCGCCGATGACCCTTACATTACGCTCACCACACACAACAATATAGCCCAGCAGGTAAATACAGAATTTCTGGAAGCTTTACACGGGCAGGAATTTGAATTTGCAGCCACCATACGTGGTGATTTTCCTAAGGATGCCTATCCCACCGAAACCAAACTCAAACTCAAAATCGGCGCGCAGGTGATGTTTGTAAAAAATGATGGCTCGGCCGAAAAACTATATTATAATGGCAAGATCAGTACTGTTAGCCGCATAGAGGGTAATACCGTATTTGTTCAATGTAACCTGAACGATAAAGAAATTGAGGTGGAAGCCGCGGAATGGACGAATGTTAAATATCAAATGGATGGTGAGGCTATCAATGAAAGTAATGCCGGCAGTTTTGCACAGATCCCGTTAAAACTGGCATGGGCTATTACTATTCATAAAAGTCAGGGCTTAACTTTTGATAAAGCTATTATTGATGTGAGCGAGGCTTTTGCCTCGGGACAGGCCTATGTGGCGCTGAGCCGTTGCCGTACTTTATCAGGTATGGTTTTACGTAATCCTATCGGCGCCCATAATATTATCGGCGACCCGGCAGTCATCCGCTTTAACGAGCAGGCCGTTTTAATCACACCCGATGTTAACACACTTCAGCGCGACCAATTGCTATATGAAAAGTATTTACTCGGTGAATTATTTAATTTCAGTGCGCTGCAAACCAGGCTCAAAGGTTTCGAAACACTGCTTCCTGACCTGGAGAAAGACATTATCAGCATAGCTGCTAAATTTGCCAAACAGCTCAATGTAGAACGAAGCGTACAAGCCGCTGCTTATTTTCTCGAAAAACTAACTGCCGCTACCGAAAGCCTGTATCAACAATTACCAGAGTTGATAGGGCAATCAAAAGAATTAGCCAAAAAGGCAGACCAGCTTATTGTTTGGTTGATGAACCGGATACGGCTGATGGAATATTTTGCGCAAATTCCGTTTACAACAGCCTCTTATCTGGACAGAACCAAAGACAAAGCTAAAACCCATGACCGCTCCTACCTGAAGGCACTGAACGCCCCACCCAATGAAAAACTATACGAACAAATGTTGGAGTGGCGAGAAAAAATGGCAATAAAAGAAAGCATTATGCCCAATATGGTGCTTTCTGAGAAGACCATGTTGGCCATAGCCGAAAAACTACCCGATACGCTTAAAGCGCTGAGCACCATCAAAGGAATCGGTGTGCAAAAGGCGACGCAATATGGACCGGACCTGATCAGTTTGATCCGTACCTATCAACATGAATTACAAAGTCCCGGAACAGAACAGGTAAGCTTATTTTAAGCCCCCGAACGGATTTCCCCAAAAGAAATAATTTGATATGTTCTTACCTATGACAAAAAAGAGGCCGTCTCGAACTTTCGAGACGGCCTCTTTACAATTATTTTCAGTAATAAATTATCAACCGCCAGTATTTGCTATCAGCGACGCAGGTATGGCTTTTTTGTTTACAACTACCGATATGGTATTTATGGCAAAATAAGGCATGCTCACATATAAATACCCAGCAAAAGGGCTTGCTCCTTTACCCCATGAATTTTTCACTATAAAGTACTCGTTGCCTTTGCTGTCTTTGGCAAGACCGGTTATTTGCATCAGGTGATCATCCTGGGTAACCTGTCTGTCAAACAAATCCTGGCGAATTTCGGCCGTTGGAGTTTTCTCTGTAAAAGTTGCAAAATCTTTTGACTCGTCATCCTTATCAACCCATTTGGCAAACCCTTTTTTCATCTGGAAGCCTTTGTTGCTCACATCTGCATCCCAGGCAACTGTATAACCTTGCAGTATAGCCTCTTTAACGCTTTTTATAAACTCATCAAGCGGTAAATTATAAAACATGTTGCTGTTATAATTATCAGGAACCTCGATAGCAAAAGTGGTATTATAAGGATGATGCTGGAAAGATGTTAACCCTATATAGCCCGAAAGTTTAAGCGGAACAAATTCTGCCGCGTACGATTTTGGAGTATAGGTTTTTCCATTATAGCTAAAAGTTTCTGGTGGTGCTCCCAGGTAGCTGTTTAAAATTGATTTATAGTTAACTTTCCAGGATGCTGGAATGGTATCGGGGTTGTTTTTTAACAAATCATCCAGATAGGCTTTTAATTTAGTTTCCATTTGCCCGTCGTGGTTTAATACCGTATCGCGCCCCACACCTGGATAAATTTCCTGCGGCATAGAACCAAAATTATCAGCAGCAAACATCACATCCTGTTGTATACCACCTTCGGTAAATCGGGTATTACCGCGCCTGCGAATGTATTTTTCGGCTTTATCTATATATAAATTATACACCGTGTAAACTTCAGAAAGGTCTGGGTCTTTTTCCTTCTTAGCAAGCATTTCACTTTCTACAAGCGACGTAGTGGCAAAACACCAGCAGGTTCCGGAGTTACCCTGATTTTTAACCGCCGTTGCCTGGTTGTTTTTAATAATTGTAAACTCGGGCTTTGGTGTAGCCAGATTAAGTTTAGTATTGGGTTCTTGCGCAAATGCCCCAAAGGACACGGCAGAAAGTACCAAAATTGAAGCTATTTGTTTCATGTTCTTTTTAGTAAAAGAATAAATGTATCAAACAATTCAATTATAAAAAAACTAAAAATCACTTATCCTATCATTTAAAAACAAAACACCTATAATAAATTAGGTAAAATAAATGTACCTATCATTAAATGAAACACATAAATTTATCGATTTAACAGCACCAATTATTTCCTAAATTTTAACCTTATGCTAAAACTTTCTTTTAACCTGCTTTTTGTCGTAGTTTTTTTAGGTATACTTCGATATTTCGCAGGTTCTTTTTTACAAGAAAATCATCCGCAAAGTAAGTATGCTTTGCTAAATCGAAACCAGGCATCAAATGTCGGGCAAAAAGATACCACACGTGGGCCTGATGGATTAACCATTACCAGGTTTGCCGGCCCTGATCTTACACCAAGTCCGGCCTGTATAGCAACAGCGCCAACAGGCGAGGTATATGTTGGTGTAGATATGATAGGATCCCTGGGTAAAACTCCCGGGAAAGGAAAAATCATCCGGTTGGTAGACAGTGACAATGACGGCAAGATAGACAAGCATACAGAATTTGCCGAGGTTGACGACCCTCGCGGTATCCTGGTTATGGGCGATCAGGTTTTTGTAATGCACACCGTTTTTTCAAAAGAAACTGGTAAGGCAACCGGGATGAACCTGGAAGTTTTTACCGACAAAGATCATGACGGTATTGCCGACGGGCCGCCAAAACCGCTTATTGAGCATATCAGTAACGCCCATATGCTGGCCGAACGGGGTACAGACCATGCTACCAATGGCATACGCATGGGTATTGATGGCTGGATATATATTGCAGTGGGCGATTTTGGGTTTCATGATGCTATAGATCGCAGTGGTAAAAAGCTAACCATGCTGGGTGGCGGTATTGTTAGGGTACGGCCCGATGGAACCGAAATGGAGATATACACTCATGGAACACGAAATATCTACGATGTTGCTATCGACCCCTATATGAACGTTTTCACCCGGGATAATACCAATGACGGTGGAGGATGGAACATTCGTTTTTCTCATCACATCCAATCCGGCGAATACGGCTACCCTGTATTGTTTCAGCACTTTACCGATGAGATCTTGCCCGCCCTGGTTGATTTAGGCGGCGGATCAGGCACAGGTTCCTTATTTATGGACGAGCCCACCTGGCCCGAAAAATACAATCATGTACCTATGACAGCCGACTGGGGAAGAAGCGAGCTTTATATTAACCGTTTAAAACCCGATGGCGCCAGCTTTCAGCAAAAAGAAGAAGAATTTATCCAGTTACCGCAAATTACCGATTTAGATGTAGATGGATCCGGAAGGCTCTATCTATCTGCATGGGATGGCGCTGGCTATTCCGGCGATGCAGCTAAAGGCTATGTGGTAAGAGCTGTACCCAATAACTGGACCTACAAAGCTTTCCCTGATCTTAAAGCGGCTTCGGCAAGCGATCTGGCAAACTTATTGAAATCAGCAAGCGCAGTGGCCCGGCTAAACGCATCTCAGGAGCTTCTGAACAGACCAGAAGCAGGTAAACTATCGCTCGAAATTGCAAATGATGCAAGCCTGCCACTATACACTCGCGTAGCTGGTGTTTACACTTACGCCCAGGCAACCCGCGAAAATGGAATACCGGCATTAGTACTGCTTACGAAGGATAAAGATTTACGAGAATTTGCTTTAAGGGCATTGGCCGACAGAAAAGCCGGTATTCAAAACGTGCCCATTGAACCATTTTTAGCCGGATTGAAAGATCCATCCGAACGGGTTCATGCAGCGGCTATTATAGGGCTGAACCGCCTGGGCAGGATAGCCGCGGCGCAGGCCTTATTGGCAACACCGGTTCCGGCTTCTTTTGTGGCGCCAGCCAAAAATGAAGAAGGCCCTCATGCCAAACCGAACTCGCCTATTATACTGCCGCACCTGGCGGTAAGGGCATTGGTGGGCATGAACGCCGTAGATGCTTGTGTTAGCGCGATCGGCACTCCAAACTCAACCCTGGCTTTATGGGCCTTAAGATATATGTATGATGCTAAGGCCGTTGATGGCTTAATTAAAGCCTATGCCAGAGTGAAGGATGATAAAACTAAAAAACAGATATTGGTAACCCTATCCCGCCTTTATAAAAAAGAAGCCGATTATGATGCTTCCTGGTGGTGGGGTACAAGACCCGATTCGCACGGACCAATTTACAAAGGGGTAACCTGGGATGGCTCTCCGCGGATTGAGCAATTTTTAAAAGCTCAGTGGACAAAATCGAGCCCTGCCGGGAAACAGTTTTTCGCCAATTTAAATGCCCGTCATCAAATGGGGATTACAGCGTTTGGCGGTGAAGAAAAAGCTGCCGCCACGAAAGAAGTTAAGATTGACCTGGCCAAGATTACCAACAAGAAAGGCCAGATCGGAAAAACTTCTATCGAAGATGTCATGATCATGATCGCTAAAATAAAAGGAGATCCTTTAAAAGGAAAAGCCCTTTTTGCGCGTCAAGGCTGCATCGCTTGTCATAGCCTCACCAGAGGCGAAAAGCTGAAAGGTCCGTTTATGGGACAAATCGGTTCCATTATGACAAGGCAACAAATTGCCGAGTCGATTCTTAAACCAAGCGCGTCAATTTCGCAGGGTTTTGCCACCGTTGTGATATCTGCAAAAGGAAACAAAAACTATATGGGTTTTATTACCGAGGAATCGGCCCAAAAAATAGTGATGCGGGATATAACGGGTAATGTTTTCACCATCAAAGCTGCTGATGTGATCAGTCGCAAGGAATTGAAAACATCCATGATGCCAGTAGGTTTGGCCAACGCACTATCATACGAGGAATTCGCTTCGCTCATTACCTTTCTTTCCCAACAGAAGAATTAATTATTTGTTAAACGGACGAAAAATCGTCGTAAAAAAAGCTTCTTTGATTATCAAAGAAGCTTTTTTTATATCAAATTGGGTGTATAATTTGTTAAATTAACAAGCGGATAACCTGTACAAAGCGACGTTTATACCTTTCGTCCATGTTGGATATGGTAACGCCATGTTCTTTGCCCGATGTAGAGTGGATAAATTTAAACTCGTCGCTGGAATTGCAGTATACAATACCCACATGCCCAATTCGGCGGGTATGTTTTTTGGTACCTGTAAACAGGATAATATCACCAGGCCGGGCATCCTCTAATCGTACTTTTGTACCCACACTAATAAACTCGCATGAGGAACGGGGTACATTAAAGTTAAACTTCTTGAAAACGTAACTCACAAATCCCGAACAGTCAAACCCTACCAAAGGATCAGAACATCTGGAACGATAGCGAGTACCTAAGAGAGATTGTGCAAAATGCAAAAGCGTATCCGCCGAAACGCTATCCGTTGATAAACTGACATTTACATGCTTTATTTTATGAGCTAATTTAAATCTGCGCACATGCGTTTTGGAGAACAGCGATGTGGTAAGGCCTATAAAAAGAAGAAGGATCAAGTATTTACTCATATTGCCCGGGCAATTTATAAAATTAAACTAATAGGCAATTAAAAGAATGAACAAGTTTTTTTAAACAATTTGTTAACATTATTTGGGGTTTTTGTCGGATTTCTCGGAGAGATTTGCCTGCGTTAACCTCAGGGCCCCCTCCGGGAGACCCTGAGGGGACATAAAAGCAAAAGATTTTTAAGTCCCTCCCTCGGGAGGGGTGTGATGGGCTGGTGTAATGGCGGAGAGGGGTTTCTACGCGCGATGACTACCCTGTTCCATAAACCACTTCCTTCCCCTTCCCGAGGGAAGGAATCGCACATGGCCCTGACCCTTTTACGCAAATAAAGTGGGTTTACATGTAAACCCACTTTATCGCAACAAAACACGTATAAATAATTGTAAATCAATTAATTAAATACATTAAAATCATAAAAAATGTAAACCCATGTAAACCCACTTTTATAGCTTTAAGCCATATTTGTCGCTAAACTTTTTGTAAAGTTGTTTGTGGAGATTATCCAGGTTGATGTTACGGCCTTGTATAAAAGCGGTTTCCACATCAAGGCCTATCATATCCAGGGCATCGCCTTTGGATATAAAAAGATTGGCGTCCTTTCCGGTTTCCAAAGTACCTGTGGTTTTATCGATACCTAATATTTTGGCATTGTTCAGGGTGATCATAGATAAAGCTTGCTCTTTGGTTAAGCCATAGCCTACTGCCTGCCCTGCTTCAAAAGGTAAATTACGCTGGCGCCAGAAACCTGTACCGGTTAAGCCATAAAGCACGCCACCATCCTGCAGCAACTTGGGTAATTTGTAAGGCAGGTAAACATCATCTTCATCCCTATCAGGCAAGGCCTGGGTTTCGCGGATAATTACCGGTACATTATTGTCTCTGAGCAGGTCGGTAACCAAGTATGATTCTTTACCGCCCACAATCACAGCAGAAATGCCCAAGCGTTTTGAAAATGCAACTGCCTGCCCTATTTCTTTGGCATTATCAGCAATGATGAACAGCTTTTTGGTACCATTAAATAAACCGCGCATAGCCTCAAAGCGGATATTGGTTACCGCGGGCTTAGCAATTTCTGCATAAGCCTTGGCCTGCTCAAACAGGCTGGTGATTTCATCTACCTTTTTCTGGGCACGCTGGGTCGGTGTTTCCTGTACAACTCCGGGTACTGGCAACGCTGCCCCCCTCCTTTCGCGACCACTGGCAACCACAGGCCAGTTTAAATGAATAGCCATATCTTTTTTATAAGCCGCATCCTCCCAATTCCAGGCATCTAATTGCACCACGGATGATTCTCCTGAAATTATCCCGCCGTTTGGCGTAGGTTGGGCCAATAAAATACCATTGGAGCGTACCGTAGGAATAACTTTAGAATCGGCATTATAAGCCACTAATGAACGTACGTGCGGATTAAGGTCACCTGTTTCTGTATCGTCAACCGTACCGCGGGCACCTTCTTCTATTTCAATTAAACCTAATGTGGTCATTGGGGCTATAAACCCTGGGTACACCTGTTTGCCTGTGGCATCAATCACGTCGGCATCGGTTACGCTTGGCGCGGCACCTTCTCCAACACCGGTGATCTTACCTTTTACAAAAGTAATGTAACCGTTATTAATTACCTGTCCATTGCCAATATGTATAGTTGCACCTGTAATCACTACCGGTTTTACTTGTGGTTT encodes:
- a CDS encoding serine O-acetyltransferase, encoding MKDDKFDSFIELLYQTHKAEWEATPSIRDCVGWLFDLFEFLFPNNRSNKLSIYGGHLKKNQIDLENILLSYLDPRNIDIQKAVSLFYNSLDEIYQDLRHDASMIYENDPAAISVHEVIVSYPGFYAIAVYRIAHKLTQASIPILPRILSEHAHGKTGVDIHPKAVIGVPFCIDHGTGIVIGATSIIGKNVTIYQGVTLGASQVSKVLSDIKRHPTVEDNVIIYARSTILGGRTVIGHHSVIGGSVFLTKSVQPYSHVFNTHQLRIEVKENLQ
- a CDS encoding cation:proton antiporter, whose protein sequence is MISKLSSAEIVHFLLILLIILIPARLLGELCRRYKLPAIIGEIFAGIIVGPTLLGLYFPDLFKGIFLTAPHSFEAFDGIANIGIILLMFIAGFEVDLKQIRQNGKQAISISLTGILFPFAIGFGSVWFLYQSHFANGFNNQLVTSLFFGTALSITALSVITKILLDLDILNTRIGNIVLTAAMVDDFLGWILFSVIIQLMNAGKQDASFWKVSTVIVYAIFMLTAGRWLMHKLLAFAGKKNKPGRVLTVAVCLCLISACITEGLGVRGVFGAFLVGVGINDSEYFTEKHKHVLHQFTINVLAPLFFASVGLRLNFIANFNLEVVTIILVIACLAKLVGAGIGSILSGMSKNESIAVAFGMNARGSQEIVLGLLALQAKIINEPVFEGLVVMTIVTMIISGPIMKYYFLKEQNLKPATESITPDYLPLR
- a CDS encoding helix-hairpin-helix domain-containing protein, with protein sequence MKKKINYRLTLAEKQILKAKKVSQKLLQDYAPDEIATLLEASVQRARELNALAEFQSIPLLGINFAEELISQGYYKLEQLKGRSAVELFNAFEQHCGTWADPCVEDSYRLLIHYIENRDDSKRWWDFTAERKAYREKYGFPANRPQKPWYQSGKYSQMNNKQID
- a CDS encoding HRDC domain-containing protein; its protein translation is MSELNPAMQLAADYLESTNTVVFLTGKAGTGKTTFLQNLKHTSKKKLAVAAPTGVAAINAGGMTIHSLFQLPFGPLLPGGNDRPDTHYSQEKKELLDNLELLIIDEISMVRPDVLDQIDLILRNIKESSHPFGGVQLLLIGDLSQLSPIIRDEEWVLLSRHYATPYFFSALAMQKASYVRIELNHIYRQKEQAFVDILNEVRNQQISEESLRLLNARYIPEFRPTADDPYITLTTHNNIAQQVNTEFLEALHGQEFEFAATIRGDFPKDAYPTETKLKLKIGAQVMFVKNDGSAEKLYYNGKISTVSRIEGNTVFVQCNLNDKEIEVEAAEWTNVKYQMDGEAINESNAGSFAQIPLKLAWAITIHKSQGLTFDKAIIDVSEAFASGQAYVALSRCRTLSGMVLRNPIGAHNIIGDPAVIRFNEQAVLITPDVNTLQRDQLLYEKYLLGELFNFSALQTRLKGFETLLPDLEKDIISIAAKFAKQLNVERSVQAAAYFLEKLTAATESLYQQLPELIGQSKELAKKADQLIVWLMNRIRLMEYFAQIPFTTASYLDRTKDKAKTHDRSYLKALNAPPNEKLYEQMLEWREKMAIKESIMPNMVLSEKTMLAIAEKLPDTLKALSTIKGIGVQKATQYGPDLISLIRTYQHELQSPGTEQVSLF
- a CDS encoding C1 family peptidase, which encodes MKQIASILVLSAVSFGAFAQEPNTKLNLATPKPEFTIIKNNQATAVKNQGNSGTCWCFATTSLVESEMLAKKEKDPDLSEVYTVYNLYIDKAEKYIRRRGNTRFTEGGIQQDVMFAADNFGSMPQEIYPGVGRDTVLNHDGQMETKLKAYLDDLLKNNPDTIPASWKVNYKSILNSYLGAPPETFSYNGKTYTPKSYAAEFVPLKLSGYIGLTSFQHHPYNTTFAIEVPDNYNSNMFYNLPLDEFIKSVKEAILQGYTVAWDADVSNKGFQMKKGFAKWVDKDDESKDFATFTEKTPTAEIRQDLFDRQVTQDDHLMQITGLAKDSKGNEYFIVKNSWGKGASPFAGYLYVSMPYFAINTISVVVNKKAIPASLIANTGG
- a CDS encoding DUF7133 domain-containing protein, with protein sequence MLKLSFNLLFVVVFLGILRYFAGSFLQENHPQSKYALLNRNQASNVGQKDTTRGPDGLTITRFAGPDLTPSPACIATAPTGEVYVGVDMIGSLGKTPGKGKIIRLVDSDNDGKIDKHTEFAEVDDPRGILVMGDQVFVMHTVFSKETGKATGMNLEVFTDKDHDGIADGPPKPLIEHISNAHMLAERGTDHATNGIRMGIDGWIYIAVGDFGFHDAIDRSGKKLTMLGGGIVRVRPDGTEMEIYTHGTRNIYDVAIDPYMNVFTRDNTNDGGGWNIRFSHHIQSGEYGYPVLFQHFTDEILPALVDLGGGSGTGSLFMDEPTWPEKYNHVPMTADWGRSELYINRLKPDGASFQQKEEEFIQLPQITDLDVDGSGRLYLSAWDGAGYSGDAAKGYVVRAVPNNWTYKAFPDLKAASASDLANLLKSASAVARLNASQELLNRPEAGKLSLEIANDASLPLYTRVAGVYTYAQATRENGIPALVLLTKDKDLREFALRALADRKAGIQNVPIEPFLAGLKDPSERVHAAAIIGLNRLGRIAAAQALLATPVPASFVAPAKNEEGPHAKPNSPIILPHLAVRALVGMNAVDACVSAIGTPNSTLALWALRYMYDAKAVDGLIKAYARVKDDKTKKQILVTLSRLYKKEADYDASWWWGTRPDSHGPIYKGVTWDGSPRIEQFLKAQWTKSSPAGKQFFANLNARHQMGITAFGGEEKAAATKEVKIDLAKITNKKGQIGKTSIEDVMIMIAKIKGDPLKGKALFARQGCIACHSLTRGEKLKGPFMGQIGSIMTRQQIAESILKPSASISQGFATVVISAKGNKNYMGFITEESAQKIVMRDITGNVFTIKAADVISRKELKTSMMPVGLANALSYEEFASLITFLSQQKN
- a CDS encoding C40 family peptidase — translated: MSKYLILLLFIGLTTSLFSKTHVRRFKLAHKIKHVNVSLSTDSVSADTLLHFAQSLLGTRYRSRCSDPLVGFDCSGFVSYVFKKFNFNVPRSSCEFISVGTKVRLEDARPGDIILFTGTKKHTRRIGHVGIVYCNSSDEFKFIHSTSGKEHGVTISNMDERYKRRFVQVIRLLI
- a CDS encoding amidohydrolase family protein, producing MKKTILSLGGLLLGISFSYGQANISPAKPQVKPVVITGATIHIGNGQVINNGYITFVKGKITGVGEGAAPSVTDADVIDATGKQVYPGFIAPMTTLGLIEIEEGARGTVDDTETGDLNPHVRSLVAYNADSKVIPTVRSNGILLAQPTPNGGIISGESSVVQLDAWNWEDAAYKKDMAIHLNWPVVASGRERRGAALPVPGVVQETPTQRAQKKVDEITSLFEQAKAYAEIAKPAVTNIRFEAMRGLFNGTKKLFIIADNAKEIGQAVAFSKRLGISAVIVGGKESYLVTDLLRDNNVPVIIRETQALPDRDEDDVYLPYKLPKLLQDGGVLYGLTGTGFWRQRNLPFEAGQAVGYGLTKEQALSMITLNNAKILGIDKTTGTLETGKDANLFISKGDALDMIGLDVETAFIQGRNINLDNLHKQLYKKFSDKYGLKL